The nucleotide sequence CGCAGGCCATCCGCGACCTCGGCGACAAGGTCGCCGCCCGCCACATCGCGCAGCGCGCCGGAGCGCCGCTGGTCGCCGGCACCGCGGACCCGGTCTCGGGCTCCGCGGAGGTCGTCGCGTTCGCCGAGGAGAACGGCCTCCCGATCGCCATCAAGGCGGCGTTCGGCGGCGGCGGTCGCGGCCTCAAGGTCGCCCGCACCCTCGAGGAGATCCCCGAGCTGTACGACTCGGCGGTCCGCGAGGCCGTCACCGCGTTCGGCCGCGGCGAGTGCTTCGTCGAGCGCTACCTCGACAAGCCGCGCCACGTCGAGACGCAGTGCCTCGCCGACCAACACGGCAACGTCGTCGTGGTCTCCACGCGCGACTGCTCGCTCCAGCGCCGCCACCAGAAGCTCGTCGAGGAGGCCCCCGCGCCCTTCCTGTCCGACGAGCAGAACGCCGAGCTGTACCGCGCCTCCAAGGCCATCCTCAAGGAGGCCGGCTACGTCGGCGCGGGCACCTGCGAGTTCCTGGTCGGCCAGGACGGCACGATCTCGTTCCTGGAGGTCAACACCCGCCTCCAGGTCGAGCACCCGGTCACCGAAGAGGTCTCCGGCATCGACCTGGTCCGCGAGATGTTCCGCATCGCGGACGGCGAGGAACTGGGCTACGACGACCCGCCGCTGCGCGGTCACTCCTTCGAGTTCCGCATCAACGGCGAGGACCCGGGCCGCGGCTTCCTGCCCGCCCCCGGCGCCGTGACCGTGTGGAACCCGCCGACCGGTCCGGGCGTACGCCTCGACTCCGGCGTCGAGCAGGGCTCCGTCATCGGCCAGGCGTTCGACTCGCTGCTCGCGAAGCTGATCGTCACCGGCGCCACCCGGCAGCAGGCGATCCAGCGCTCGGCCCGCGCGCTCGCCGAGTTCGGGATCGACGGCATGGCCACCGCCCTGACGTTCCATCGCGCGGTCATCACCGACCCGGCGTTCGCGCCCGAGGTCAACGGCAGCGACGAGCCCTTCTCGGTGCACACGCGCTGGATCGAGACCGAGTTCGACAACACCATCCCGCCCTACGCGGGCGGCGGCGCCGAGGGCGACGAGGCCGTCGAGCGCGAGACGGTCGTCGTCGAGGTCAACGGCAAGCGTGTCGAGGTCACCCTCCCGGCGGGCCTCGGTGCCTCCGGCGCCGCCGCGGGCCCCGCGAAGAAGGCGCCCAAGCGCGGCGCCGCGAAGAAGTCCGGCGCGGCGGCGAGCGGCGACGCGCTCACCAGCCCCATGCAGGGCACGATCGTCAAGGTCGCGGTCGAGGAGGGCCAGGAGGTCGCCGAGGGCGACCTGATCGTCGTCCTGGAGGCCATGAAGATGGAGCAGCCGCTGAACGCGCACCGCGCGGGCACGGTCAAGGGCCTCGCGGCCGAGGTCGGCGCCACCGTCACCAGCGGCGCCGTCCTCTGCGAGATCAAGGACTGAGCGACCCGGCACCGGAGCTCCACCGCGACACCCCATGTCGGCCCCCGCACCCCGCGGGGGCCGACGTCGTGTCGGCGGGCACCGCGACGTCCGCGCACGCTCGGCCCGTACCGGCCTTCGTCCGCCCCGTCACGGCGCCCCGGTCACCCCTCGGCGCCCGCGTCGACACCCAGCAGGCGCTCGCCGTTGATCTCGGAGCGCGCGCCGGGCACCGCCCGCTGCGGCAGCTGGGCGATGTGGAGCTGCGCCCCCAGCTCGGCGAGCGCGGACAACTCGGCGGACGGGGCGTCCTCGTCCGTGACGAGGTGCGTGATGCGCTCGGCGGCGACCGTCTGGAACATCGTGTCGACGCCCATCTTGGTGTGGTCCGCCAGCACGACGACCTCGTTCGCGGCCTGCACGAGCGCGCGATCGACGCTCGCCGAGAGCATGTTCGGCGTCGACAGCCCCCGCTCCGCGGTCAGCCCGTTGCCCGACACGAACGCCCGCCGCACGCGCAGCCCCGCGAGCGCCTGTTCGGCGCCGCTGCCGACCAGGGCGTACGACGAGCCGCGCAACGTGCCGCCGGTCATGACGACTTCGACGCGGTTGGCGTGCGCGAGAACCTGCGCGACCAGGAGCGAGTTGGTGACGACGGTGAGGCCGGGGATCCGGGCCAGCCGCCTGGCCAGCTCCTGAGTCGTGGTTCCCGCGCCGACGACGACCGCGTCTCCCTCGTCGACCAGCGACACGGCGAGATCGGCGATCGCGGCCTTTTCGGCGGCGGCGAGATGGGTCTTTTGCGAGTAGCTGGGCTCCCTCGCGAGTCCACCGGGCAGCACCGCTCCGCCGTGCCTGCGATCGAGTAACCCTTCGGCCTCCAACGCACGCACGTCCCGGCGAACTGTCACCTCGGACGTCTGGACCACCCGGGCGAGCTCCCTGAGGGAGACGGCACCGTTGGCCCGCACCATTTCCAGAATCAACTGACGACGCTCTGCAGCGAACACGTGACGAAGGTAACGCTACTGACCGCCTCTTTTCAGCCGGTTGCAGGTCTTACCCAAACTTGTTCACCAAGATGGTGAATACCCGGGGCATTTAGGGCGCGCGGCGGCCACGGTGACCGGACAGGCCGTTGAACACCGCTCAGCCCCGACACGTATTCCTTGTGCCGGCAAGGGTTCTGACTAATCGTCAGCAAAGTGCGACGCATCGTCGGGGTCGCGTCGGACACATCCGCACACGACTCCGAACCACCCGAAAACGAGTATGCGCGCTCCGCAAGCACGCCCGCGCGAGTTCGGAGAAAGCCACCCGATCGAGCGTCGGATACGGCACGCGACAACAGCCGTGATTCCCGTTCCGGGAATCACGCCCGTGCCGGCAATTCACATTTGTCCGCTCGGACGACGCGGCCACCGCCGTCGCTCACACCCGGTCGCGCCGGTGCAGCCGCCGCGCCGCCTCCGCGAGCGACCCCGAGATCGACGGGTAGACGGTGAACGCGCTGGCGACCTGATCGACCGTCAAATGCAGGTCGACCGCCAGCGAAACCGCGTGGATCAGCTCGCTCGCCCGCGGCGCCACCACCACGCCGCCGATGATGATCCCCGTACCCGGGCGGCAGAACAGCTTCACGAACCCGTCGTGGA is from Yinghuangia sp. ASG 101 and encodes:
- a CDS encoding acetyl/propionyl/methylcrotonyl-CoA carboxylase subunit alpha — encoded protein: MRKVLIANRGEIAVRVARACKDAGIASVAVYADPDRDAVHVRVADEAHALGGNTPGESYLDVAKVLKAAADSGADAIHPGYGFLSENAEFAQAVLDAGLIWIGPPPQAIRDLGDKVAARHIAQRAGAPLVAGTADPVSGSAEVVAFAEENGLPIAIKAAFGGGGRGLKVARTLEEIPELYDSAVREAVTAFGRGECFVERYLDKPRHVETQCLADQHGNVVVVSTRDCSLQRRHQKLVEEAPAPFLSDEQNAELYRASKAILKEAGYVGAGTCEFLVGQDGTISFLEVNTRLQVEHPVTEEVSGIDLVREMFRIADGEELGYDDPPLRGHSFEFRINGEDPGRGFLPAPGAVTVWNPPTGPGVRLDSGVEQGSVIGQAFDSLLAKLIVTGATRQQAIQRSARALAEFGIDGMATALTFHRAVITDPAFAPEVNGSDEPFSVHTRWIETEFDNTIPPYAGGGAEGDEAVERETVVVEVNGKRVEVTLPAGLGASGAAAGPAKKAPKRGAAKKSGAAASGDALTSPMQGTIVKVAVEEGQEVAEGDLIVVLEAMKMEQPLNAHRAGTVKGLAAEVGATVTSGAVLCEIKD
- a CDS encoding DeoR/GlpR family DNA-binding transcription regulator, producing the protein MVRANGAVSLRELARVVQTSEVTVRRDVRALEAEGLLDRRHGGAVLPGGLAREPSYSQKTHLAAAEKAAIADLAVSLVDEGDAVVVGAGTTTQELARRLARIPGLTVVTNSLLVAQVLAHANRVEVVMTGGTLRGSSYALVGSGAEQALAGLRVRRAFVSGNGLTAERGLSTPNMLSASVDRALVQAANEVVVLADHTKMGVDTMFQTVAAERITHLVTDEDAPSAELSALAELGAQLHIAQLPQRAVPGARSEINGERLLGVDAGAEG